DNA from Branchiostoma lanceolatum isolate klBraLanc5 chromosome 9, klBraLanc5.hap2, whole genome shotgun sequence:
AGAAGACTGACGATACATGATTTCCTCTTTGACCCTTTGCTTGTAATGCTGAGTTGAACTTTCGGATGAAGGTATCTTTTAATCTTTGTCTTAGTACATGTAGACGGAAGGGTTTGTTAATATTGTCGTATATGGGGACATTATCCATTTCCCTTAACAACTTTGGCTTTCTACCCAACTGTAAATCTACTTAAATGGGGTAAGGTAAGGAACATCAATGATAAAGCCAGATCgacagagaagcccggccgtcactcagaaaacattacgatctttcaccccCAACATATGATTAGAGACCTTCAAGTTGTCAGATTTCCTGACATTTTTGGCCTTTTCCCTTTGGACTGCCTATCCACGTATACAATAAACGTCTGCACACCAGACAAGATAAAGAACATACGGCTGTTCCTATAGCTTTCATACTGATGAAAgatgatttattcatttatcaatcatAGATAGAAATAGGTGGCCCTTACACTTTTAACCCTACCGATTTCTAACGAAGCCTATCAACTCAGTTCTCTTAGTACAGCATCCCTCATCATATGATGCCATGTATCATTGTCTATGTTGATTAGTCAGCTGTCTGCCCCACAGACTTGACCTTCATCCACATGCCGTGCCTGGTCTTCATCACAACTATCATGTCCTTCTCCACGGGACGGGCGGGGTCAAGGGCAAAGGTGAACCTGGAGCATGAACACGACATAGAGAGTGATATGAATTTTACATTGTATGGACTTAGATTCTCACATATCTCACAGCCTTATAAACATCACATGTGGATCTTTCACTATAAGACGGTTTACGATGTCTTATTGTGAAAGATAAACAGGAGTGCTTGATACCTAGACTGTTGCCTTTGCTGGTTGGTGTTCCATCTACACAAGACATGGACACTTACTTGTGGAGGAGACGAGCCAGAATCACCTTTTCTTCGTTCAGGGCAAAGTTCTGTCCGATACAGTTCCTGTACAAGAGGAAAACATTTTCAGGGATGTAAATATACATGGTGGTAATAGTGACTATGACGTAGGCTAAGATAGTCCAATCAGTGGATGACATCTGAGGGTACATCGACGCCATTAACATTTGCACACCATCGCTAAAACCAAAGTTGTGTAATAGAACACGCAACAGAATTCGCGAACACTTCGAAGCTCACAAAGCCCGGACAGAGAAAGAGATAGTGAGACCGGGACCACAAAATAGTGGTTATCTATGTCGTGAGTACCTCTGTCCGGCAGAGAAGGGCATGAAAGCGTGAGAGTCCATGTCCTTCATCCGGTCAGGGTGGAAACGGCTTGGGTCGAACTCCTGAAATAACAATGGCACTCTTGAACCAAAGGACATGGGTGCGCATGTCCAATAAAGAGCATAGTTTTCTCGATGAAAATATGTCTACAGTTAGAAGAAAGTGGTATGGGACCCATAGTTCAATCACGCTTTTCGTTGGAAACCATTTTTTTCAGAGGAAAAAAAGTTGACAATATACCATcacattcaaatgtacacacacacaacacacacacacacacacacacacacacacacacacacacacacacacacacacacacacacacacacacacacacacacacacacacacacacacacacacaagagaGATAATCCATCAGCTGCAATTTCTAAGAAAGCCACTGGGGGGTTGAAATTTGGATATGTTCCCACCAATGTAAAGTGTACCTCACCAAGGCAGAACCTATAGGAGAGAACAGGTGTACCATATGCTGAGGTCCCCAGATGTCCGGGTTGTGGTGCAGCCCGTACAGGTGGATCCCTATGTACGAGTCCTCGGGGATGTGGACCCCGTCTATCACGGTGTCTTCCGTGACGGTGCGGGAGATGAAAGGAACGGGAGAGTGGAGCCGCATGGCTTCCTTCAGACACATGGTCAGGTGCGGCAGTTTGTGGAGGTCCTCCCTGGGATAAGATAGGTTGAAAGCCACTGTCACATATGTCGTACAACTGCTTTATTCAATGCTTGTAGCTTAGTGTAATAAACTGAAACTGTGAGGGGCCCAATACAAATGATCTGCAAGGGTTATCAGGTGATATCAATGTACCACTCAATGGTGTCCTCCTCTCTGTTGGCCAGTAGCTGGTCCACTTCTTCCCGAACCTTGTCCTGATGGTGCGGATGTTGCGCCAGGGAGTACAGGGTCCAGGACAGGGCACTGGCAGTCGTGTCATGTCCTGGAGAGAGAACGCGTGGCTGGTAAGGTTTAGACGATATCAAAAGACAACATTCATGGAGGGGGTACAGACATGTCGGATGTCGTGGTGATCGCATGTGCGTAGGTGACTGGTCTACACTGTCTGTATTAGACACAAATTACCGGCAAACAGGAACGTGTCCACCTCCTCCCTGATCTCCAGATCTGTCAGACATCTGCCGTCTTCATCTCGAGCCTTCAGCAAAATATCCAGAAAATCCAGCCTCTTCTTCTCCGCTAAAATCTCTGGATTGCGTTCCTGCATGGATTCGAGCAAAATAGACAGTGTGCTTTAATCTCTGAATCACTAAAAACTCTGATTACGTTTTTAGGCTGGAAATAACCACGCGTTTTCGTTCAAGCATAGACAAAATTGAATGCTCTGATGATATGAGCTAGGGTATTCCTTCGcggaataaataaataagatggGTTTATCTATCCATTCGTTTGTTGCCTTCTTATTGTTGTTGCAGTTATTGTTGTCGTTGTTGATAAAGTTTACCCACGAACTTACCAGTTCTTGCCTCCTTCTCTTGATGATAGAACCTCCGGTGTCGTGAACAAAGTCACACAGGCGGAGGAACTCCCGTCCCCCCAGGGACAGGTTGTAGATAGTGGAGAACAGCATGTACAGCGGATTGCTGTGGAACGTGAACGTGTACAAAATAAATCAGCGGTCGTGGACCACAGTTATGAAATGTCTTTCGTTGGGAGGAACCTTAAGTATTTGAAGACTTTCATATTCATTCATAGAATGTCGAATAAGCATTCAGTCGTTGATTGCAGAAACGACTCGCGTTTTGAATGATGAACTGAATTCGATACTTATGTACATACACTCCACAAGTCTGGGTATTTGAATGTACATCATAGAAAGAGCCACTCACAAGTTGCGCTCAACTTGCAGGATTCCGATCCTCTTGACTGCTTCAACGTACTCATTCTTGGTCCTAGATAACCGACCAGAAAAGGATATTAGATTTTCTACGATGGACTGGAGGGTAACTATCCTGTATTGGTACGTTATGCACCTGTAAGTATAAACAACAGTCGCTCTAGCGACGAAAAAGACGTAAATCACCGAGGAAATCCGGCACTCACTGTTCCGACATTTCCCCTCCGGAAAACGCGCACTGTAGGATGACTTCCATTGTACAGAGGCTAGCCTGTTGGAACATCTCGAAACTTTCCTCTTTCCCAGTGTACATCGAAAGTTTTTCCTTCATGCAAAtcataaacagaaaaaaatacaaaattgtgtataCAGAATAGTGACGAGGGCTTCTCTATTTGAAGATCCCGTGTGATGAATTGAAGAGAAAATGAACCCCACACCAATAAAAATGGAATTCGTTCATATTTTTTGCAAACGTTCACCGGTGAAAACATACAATTGTCGAATGTGACAGCACACTCACGACCATCTGTTCCGCCGCCCTGTTGTAGACACTGACGTACAGTTTGAGGATATCGAAGTGAAAGGCAGGCGTGAGGAGACGGCGGTGAACCTTCCATACGTCACCGGTACTCATGATCAGGCCGTTACCTGGCAATGACACAAAGCATACTCTATTCACGTTTGTGCTGAGGTCGTTATCTGTAACGTTTTATATCCATACTCTGCAAACTGTACTTTAAGGTTCACAAATGGGCAAAGGTGCATGCCAAGATTAGTTGGTAGCCAAACAAAGCTGTGAAGCACTTGAAAGTCTTCTAAATATCATTGGCACAAGTTGTTGTTGGAACGCAGTGGCTTCATATATACGCCGACGAAAACATTGAAAGTGTAACAATGAGGTGGTTATCTTACCTAGCCATGGTCGTAGTTGGTCATAGTCCAAAGACTTCTTGGCTGAAATGATGCATGGAAAAAGATTGTTAACATTAGGATATGCAGAATAACCGAGATCACTGCTATACTTTAATGTGTTTCTGTATACAGCAATTAACCAATTATAAACACAAAGCAACGTTGAAATAACCTATCTGAATCAATATTCCTGAGTTGTAATCTACGCACTATGAGTGATCAATCCTTCGACATTCCACAAACATCGATCGGAGAATGAAGGTCATACTGGATGTCCAAAGACATCAGTTCGTTGTTCGGGAGGTTACAAGACACTGGAAACACTTAGGTAGCTCTAAGTCTTTCATTGAGTTTAACATGTAGAAGTAAACCGAAATACGTACTGGAAGCCTTGAGAAGCTGCTTGATGGTAACCGGGTGGGTTAGAACGGTGCAGGGCATGAAGCCTACCAGCCAGAAGGACTGACCATGCGGGTGTTTCTCCACAACCTCGAGCGTCATGGACAGGTACCGGTCACCCAGATACCCGTCGATCTGTGGGGCGTATATCCAGAGACAGTGGATTAAACAATGAGTTCCACGACCGTAGAATTCATCACATTTGGTGAATTCCACGGCCGAGAAGGGACTAATACTGGTATGACCTGGTTTGGTGATGGACTACACGGGGGTAGACGGATCTAAACTGGCCTAGATTCGTGTAATCAGTGAGGTTTAAAAGATGTATTGTTTAAACTCCTTTGGTGATGAACTCCGCGGCCATGGAGGGATATGCCATGTCAGGGGGAATGGGATTCATTCATCGATTATCAAAGCGCCgaactccacggccgtggaCAGACTTACTCATGGGGCaagtctagtctctaccagattataaacgccggctatagggagaatactgtaatgtatttaagttcgcgtggtttttatttcgcggtagggaaaaaatggagtgttcgcggtggtcttaattTCGCGTTTGGAACAATAgtagtcataggtgggcaaaaagtttcgcggtgttaagttcgccgcgaaaaccgcgaacataaaacgtttctgcatttacagtatttgccaaggaagtttggccatcagagggtttcatttgcaagcgcccTCCGCGGGCAAATATTGACCTTACCGACGGACTCTATGGCCAAAGTTTGCCGAATTCTTCGATCCATACACCCGTCAAtgcccgtaggaaggcccgATGGAGGCTAGGGCATGTCGTTGATATGTCGATTTAGTGATGATCTCTACGGCCGTGGCGGGACTTGTATTAGTAGTAGAGGAAACTATCATTACCTACACCAAGGAGGCTATAGGCAGATTTAAACCTCTTTGCCTACACTCATGGTCTACACTGGCGACTTACCAGGTGGCTGTTGCCGTACAGCCAGTGATAGGGAAGGGAGGGGAACTGCCACCCGACTCTGAAACGCCGCCAGTATTTCCGCAGGAACTTGGCCACTGCCAACAGCAGGTACACAACTACTGGTACCAGCAGTCCCACTGCAACATCCACTGGGGTGACTCCTGTCTTCATGATGTCCCGCTACATGGAGGAACACCGATGACAATGTTGTAACGTTTGAATAATCGATCTAAGGTAAAATTAAATACATCAGAAACACGCAAAGAAAACTACAAACACAGTGCCGGGGCAAATCATAGGCATTAAATAGTTAATCAATAAGGTGGTTCACGATTCTATTGGAAAGTACGCATATGTAGCGAAATCATAGTAgctaatatgtcaaaggtgaaggcccccgagacataaacaaaacacgtctggacattgcTGTACAAATCGAGACAATGATCGAGATAAGAACCGTTTAAAAGTTAGGGTCTTTAACTTTGACATATCATATGGGAGGCGGTCATTAACCCCGGCCAGTGacagcttgtgtaaacacaggctatagCCGCAAGTTACGTAAGTCCAGTAATTGAGGTCACAGGCAGCTCGCACTAATATCATATTACCTTACGCGAGGCTTGCTTGTTTATGACTATGACCAACCGACAACACGCAGTGTCCCACGTATAACACACGTACTTACAGAAATTACAGTCTCGAGGACACTGTCCACTTTACAGGCCCTAATAGACGTCTTCCAGCGTTCATCAGGCGACTCTCGGAAATACAAAGGAGCTCAACCGGTTCACATAGTCTGCTGTCGACCTTTGAACCCAACGCCGGGTCATGGAcaaacctccaagcagatatcgatGTTGTGATGAAAATAGTGACGTTTTGTAGCTGCCGCGTTTCTTTTTACACACGCCACCATCCCGCAGCGGTTGATGGGCCAAACACATACTGGTTTCACACCTTCAATACACAAACTCATTGGAGATCTATGTCCTATCCTATGGACAAGAAGGGAGAGATATGCATGGCAACAAGAAGACATTGTCATGGACttcaataatgaatgaatgaaagacctttattgtgcattcatgccccgaggggctaggtacaggtcgtctaacttaacacatggaacatacaatgatacaacaatacaagctgtaaacatatagtgtagacaaaacgtgttattaaactaagctagtcc
Protein-coding regions in this window:
- the LOC136441865 gene encoding cytochrome P450 4F12-like, which encodes MKTGVTPVDVAVGLLVPVVVYLLLAVAKFLRKYWRRFRVGWQFPSLPYHWLYGNSHLIDGYLGDRYLSMTLEVVEKHPHGQSFWLVGFMPCTVLTHPVTIKQLLKASTKKSLDYDQLRPWLGNGLIMSTGDVWKVHRRLLTPAFHFDILKLYVSVYNRAAEQMVEKLSMYTGKEESFEMFQQASLCTMEVILQCAFSGGEMSEQTKNEYVEAVKRIGILQVERNFNPLYMLFSTIYNLSLGGREFLRLCDFVHDTGGSIIKRRRQELERNPEILAEKKRLDFLDILLKARDEDGRCLTDLEIREEVDTFLFAGHDTTASALSWTLYSLAQHPHHQDKVREEVDQLLANREEDTIEWEDLHKLPHLTMCLKEAMRLHSPVPFISRTVTEDTVIDGVHIPEDSYIGIHLYGLHHNPDIWGPQHMEFDPSRFHPDRMKDMDSHAFMPFSAGQRNCIGQNFALNEEKVILARLLHKFTFALDPARPVEKDMIVVMKTRHGMWMKVKSVGQTAD